The Prionailurus viverrinus isolate Anna unplaced genomic scaffold, UM_Priviv_1.0 scaffold_35, whole genome shotgun sequence genome window below encodes:
- the HROB gene encoding homologous recombination OB-fold protein isoform X3, which yields MACSLQKLFTVEEEFEDEDFLSAVEDAENEFAGSRPVNAGCLRPVSSRPQETVPAQSSGQLPPCPTAPSEALGPSALGLRLPTSSMPRAIGDPPSIGTAPLRPVSTSSSWTGHQRRVTLPEVLKEPARPQTSASRPLLTFESQQQMISGFEGPEQDEFDKVLASMELEGPGVELELGISGEATGIPPTWQQEDLALAKKARVAELSRSCQKGPTPASHITSVMLADDEPPAPGVHCRTAQPRLRPGAVSNLPTPTASTVPAQQPHSEACPQGPALRAAQPLQAAGRPVQSSPQSPFPGQSFQRPNACLRGRSHLPGPQTPNSICSTPSRTISALFPRSPLQPRAPVASVKCPAGTPKSPHSSLVPQAVLQPPIVTNHLVQLVTAANRTPQRPARTKTRRFPGPAGILPHQHSGKNLEEIMVSTPQTPTHGALAKFRAEIVTSSQASVEEDFGRGPWLAMKSALGLEERDPACFLCTYSIVMVLRKAALRQLPRNKVPNMAVMIKSLSRSTMDASVVFKDPTGEMQGTVHRLLLEARQSELKPGSVLLLKQVGVFSPSLRNHYLNVTPNNLVHIYGPDSGDGNFLKPSPPFPEGHLLLFLVQPPARWHSNRT from the exons ATG gCATGCAGTTTGCAGAAGCTGTTTACTGTGGAAGAGGAGTTTGAAGATGAG GATTTTTTATCTGCTGTGGAGGATGCAGAGAACGAGTTTGCTGGCTCACGGCCTGTGAATGCTGGATGCCTGAGACCTGTCTCTTCTAGGCCACAGGAGACCGTGCCGGCACAGTCTTCTGGGCAGCTGCCGCCATGCCCCACTGCTCCTTCAGAGGCTTTGGGCCCGTCAGCCCTGGGACTCCGCCTTCCTACCTCTAGCATGCCCAGGGCCATCGGGGACCCGCCTTCCATAGGAACAGCCCCCCTAAGGCCTGTCTCGACTTCTAGCAGCTGGACTGGCCATCAGAGACGAGTGACCCTGCCAGAAGTGCTCAAAGAGCCAGCGAGACCCCAGACATCAGCCTCCCGCCCCCTGCTCACCTTTGAGAGCCAACAGCAGATGATTAGTGGCTTTGAGGGGCCTGAACAAGATGAATTTGATAAGGTCCTGGCAAGCATGGAGCTGGAGGGGCCTGGCGTGGAGCTGGAACTTGGAATCAGCGGTGAGGCCACGGGAATCCCGCCTACCTGGCAGCAGGAGGACTTAGCTTTGGCTAAAAAGGCTCGCGTAGCTGAGCTGAGCAGGTCTTGCCAAAAGGGGCCCACGCCTGCTTCCCACATAACGAGTGTCATGTTAGCCGACGATGAGCCCCCAGCACCTGGGGTCCACTGTAGGACTGCACAGCCCCGCCTGAGACCCGGTGCCGTGAGCAACCTTCCTACCCCAACTGCCTCAACAGTTCCTGCTCAGCAACCCCACTCGGAAGCCTGCCCTCAGGGGCCCGCTCTTCGAGCGGCACAGCCTCTCCAAGCTGCTGGCCGGCCTGTTCAGAGCAGCCCGCAAAGTCCTTTCCCTGGTCAGTCATTCCAACGTCCAAATGCCTGCTTACGTGGCAGATCTCACCTTCCTGGACCACAAACTCCCAACTCGATCTGTTCTACTCCCTCGAGGACTATCTCTGCGTTATTTCCTCGGAGCCCCTTACAACCCCGAGCTCCAGTGGCTTCCGTCAAGTGTCCTGCCGGCACCCCAAAGAGCCCCCATTCCTCCCTGGTTCCCCAAGCAGTTCTCCAGCCACCCATAGTCACCAACCACCTGGTGCAGCTGGTCACTGCTGCCAACCGGACACCCCAGCGACCCGCCCGCACCAAAACCCGCCGCTTCCCCGGCCCCGCAGGGATCCTGCCCCACCAG CACAGTGGGAAAAATCTGGAGGAGATCATGGTTTCCACACCCCAGACTCCGACTCATGGTGCCCTGGCTAAATTCCGGGCCGAG ATTGTTACTAGTTCCCAGGCGTCGGTGGAGGAGGATTTTGGGCGAGGGCCCTGGCTGGCCATGAAATCTGCTCTGGGCCTGGAGGAGAGAGACCCCGCCTGCTTTCTCTGTACCTATAGCATCGTCATGGTGCTGCGGAAG GCAGCCCTGAGGCAGCTTCCCAGGAACAAGGTCCCCAACATGGCAGTGATGATCAAGTCCCTGAGTCGGAGCACGATGGACGCCAGTGTGGTTTTCAAGGACCCCACGG GAGAGATGCAGGGCACGGTGCACAGGTTGCTGCTCGAGGCCCGGCAGAGTGAGCTGAAGCCTGGCTCAGTGCTGCTGCTGAAGCAG GTTGGAGTGTTTTCTCCTTCGCTCCGAAATCACTACCTCAATGTGACGCCCAACAACCTGGTCCATATTTACGGCCCAGATTCTGGGGATGGGAACTTCCTCAAGCCATCTCCGCCCTTCCCCGAG GGTCATCTCCTTCTGTTCCTGGTCCAGCCGCCTGCCAGATGGCACAGTAACAGGACCTAG
- the HROB gene encoding homologous recombination OB-fold protein isoform X2, producing MACSLQKLFTVEEEFEDEDFLSAVEDAENEFAGSRPVNAGCLRPVSSRPQETVPAQSSGQLPPCPTAPSEALGPSALGLRLPTSSMPRAIGDPPSIGTAPLRPVSTSSSWTGHQRRVTLPEVLKEPARPQTSASRPLLTFESQQQMISGFEGPEQDEFDKVLASMELEGPGVELELGISGEATGIPPTWQQEDLALAKKARVAELSRSCQKGPTPASHITSVMLADDEPPAPGVHCRTAQPRLRPGAVSNLPTPTASTVPAQQPHSEACPQGPALRAAQPLQAAGRPVQSSPQSPFPGQSFQRPNACLRGRSHLPGPQTPNSICSTPSRTISALFPRSPLQPRAPVASVKCPAGTPKSPHSSLVPQAVLQPPIVTNHLVQLVTAANRTPQRPARTKTRRFPGPAGILPHQHSGKNLEEIMVSTPQTPTHGALAKFRAEIVTSSQASVEEDFGRGPWLAMKSALGLEERDPACFLCTYSIVMVLRKAALRQLPRNKVPNMAVMIKSLSRSTMDASVVFKDPTGEMQGTVHRLLLEARQSELKPGSVLLLKQVGVFSPSLRNHYLNVTPNNLVHIYGPDSGDGNFLKPSPPFPEDPGSFPGSLHHETAKSGRGLRTAHDAEAGASPEEELPEADKVGILTGSTMNCPVKYTVRTGRKG from the exons ATG gCATGCAGTTTGCAGAAGCTGTTTACTGTGGAAGAGGAGTTTGAAGATGAG GATTTTTTATCTGCTGTGGAGGATGCAGAGAACGAGTTTGCTGGCTCACGGCCTGTGAATGCTGGATGCCTGAGACCTGTCTCTTCTAGGCCACAGGAGACCGTGCCGGCACAGTCTTCTGGGCAGCTGCCGCCATGCCCCACTGCTCCTTCAGAGGCTTTGGGCCCGTCAGCCCTGGGACTCCGCCTTCCTACCTCTAGCATGCCCAGGGCCATCGGGGACCCGCCTTCCATAGGAACAGCCCCCCTAAGGCCTGTCTCGACTTCTAGCAGCTGGACTGGCCATCAGAGACGAGTGACCCTGCCAGAAGTGCTCAAAGAGCCAGCGAGACCCCAGACATCAGCCTCCCGCCCCCTGCTCACCTTTGAGAGCCAACAGCAGATGATTAGTGGCTTTGAGGGGCCTGAACAAGATGAATTTGATAAGGTCCTGGCAAGCATGGAGCTGGAGGGGCCTGGCGTGGAGCTGGAACTTGGAATCAGCGGTGAGGCCACGGGAATCCCGCCTACCTGGCAGCAGGAGGACTTAGCTTTGGCTAAAAAGGCTCGCGTAGCTGAGCTGAGCAGGTCTTGCCAAAAGGGGCCCACGCCTGCTTCCCACATAACGAGTGTCATGTTAGCCGACGATGAGCCCCCAGCACCTGGGGTCCACTGTAGGACTGCACAGCCCCGCCTGAGACCCGGTGCCGTGAGCAACCTTCCTACCCCAACTGCCTCAACAGTTCCTGCTCAGCAACCCCACTCGGAAGCCTGCCCTCAGGGGCCCGCTCTTCGAGCGGCACAGCCTCTCCAAGCTGCTGGCCGGCCTGTTCAGAGCAGCCCGCAAAGTCCTTTCCCTGGTCAGTCATTCCAACGTCCAAATGCCTGCTTACGTGGCAGATCTCACCTTCCTGGACCACAAACTCCCAACTCGATCTGTTCTACTCCCTCGAGGACTATCTCTGCGTTATTTCCTCGGAGCCCCTTACAACCCCGAGCTCCAGTGGCTTCCGTCAAGTGTCCTGCCGGCACCCCAAAGAGCCCCCATTCCTCCCTGGTTCCCCAAGCAGTTCTCCAGCCACCCATAGTCACCAACCACCTGGTGCAGCTGGTCACTGCTGCCAACCGGACACCCCAGCGACCCGCCCGCACCAAAACCCGCCGCTTCCCCGGCCCCGCAGGGATCCTGCCCCACCAG CACAGTGGGAAAAATCTGGAGGAGATCATGGTTTCCACACCCCAGACTCCGACTCATGGTGCCCTGGCTAAATTCCGGGCCGAG ATTGTTACTAGTTCCCAGGCGTCGGTGGAGGAGGATTTTGGGCGAGGGCCCTGGCTGGCCATGAAATCTGCTCTGGGCCTGGAGGAGAGAGACCCCGCCTGCTTTCTCTGTACCTATAGCATCGTCATGGTGCTGCGGAAG GCAGCCCTGAGGCAGCTTCCCAGGAACAAGGTCCCCAACATGGCAGTGATGATCAAGTCCCTGAGTCGGAGCACGATGGACGCCAGTGTGGTTTTCAAGGACCCCACGG GAGAGATGCAGGGCACGGTGCACAGGTTGCTGCTCGAGGCCCGGCAGAGTGAGCTGAAGCCTGGCTCAGTGCTGCTGCTGAAGCAG GTTGGAGTGTTTTCTCCTTCGCTCCGAAATCACTACCTCAATGTGACGCCCAACAACCTGGTCCATATTTACGGCCCAGATTCTGGGGATGGGAACTTCCTCAAGCCATCTCCGCCCTTCCCCGAG gacccagggagctTCCCTGGCAGCCTCCACCATGAGACTGCGAAGTCTGGAAGAGGCCTCAGAACAGCGCACGATGCAGAAGCAGGGGCATCCCCTGAGGAAGAACTCCCAGAAGCAG ATAAAGTGGGGATTCTAACAGGAAGCACTATGAACTGCCCCGTGAAGTATACTGTGAGGACTGGAAGGAAGGGGTGA
- the HROB gene encoding homologous recombination OB-fold protein isoform X1, whose amino-acid sequence MACSLQKLFTVEEEFEDEDFLSAVEDAENEFAGSRPVNAGCLRPVSSRPQETVPAQSSGQLPPCPTAPSEALGPSALGLRLPTSSMPRAIGDPPSIGTAPLRPVSTSSSWTGHQRRVTLPEVLKEPARPQTSASRPLLTFESQQQMISGFEGPEQDEFDKVLASMELEGPGVELELGISGEATGIPPTWQQEDLALAKKARVAELSRSCQKGPTPASHITSVMLADDEPPAPGVHCRTAQPRLRPGAVSNLPTPTASTVPAQQPHSEACPQGPALRAAQPLQAAGRPVQSSPQSPFPGQSFQRPNACLRGRSHLPGPQTPNSICSTPSRTISALFPRSPLQPRAPVASVKCPAGTPKSPHSSLVPQAVLQPPIVTNHLVQLVTAANRTPQRPARTKTRRFPGPAGILPHQHSGKNLEEIMVSTPQTPTHGALAKFRAEIVTSSQASVEEDFGRGPWLAMKSALGLEERDPACFLCTYSIVMVLRKAALRQLPRNKVPNMAVMIKSLSRSTMDASVVFKDPTGEMQGTVHRLLLEARQSELKPGSVLLLKQVGVFSPSLRNHYLNVTPNNLVHIYGPDSGDGNFLKPSPPFPEDPGSFPGSLHHETAKSGRGLRTAHDAEAGASPEEELPEADDLDGLLSELPEDFFCGTSSWDCPEARHPP is encoded by the exons ATG gCATGCAGTTTGCAGAAGCTGTTTACTGTGGAAGAGGAGTTTGAAGATGAG GATTTTTTATCTGCTGTGGAGGATGCAGAGAACGAGTTTGCTGGCTCACGGCCTGTGAATGCTGGATGCCTGAGACCTGTCTCTTCTAGGCCACAGGAGACCGTGCCGGCACAGTCTTCTGGGCAGCTGCCGCCATGCCCCACTGCTCCTTCAGAGGCTTTGGGCCCGTCAGCCCTGGGACTCCGCCTTCCTACCTCTAGCATGCCCAGGGCCATCGGGGACCCGCCTTCCATAGGAACAGCCCCCCTAAGGCCTGTCTCGACTTCTAGCAGCTGGACTGGCCATCAGAGACGAGTGACCCTGCCAGAAGTGCTCAAAGAGCCAGCGAGACCCCAGACATCAGCCTCCCGCCCCCTGCTCACCTTTGAGAGCCAACAGCAGATGATTAGTGGCTTTGAGGGGCCTGAACAAGATGAATTTGATAAGGTCCTGGCAAGCATGGAGCTGGAGGGGCCTGGCGTGGAGCTGGAACTTGGAATCAGCGGTGAGGCCACGGGAATCCCGCCTACCTGGCAGCAGGAGGACTTAGCTTTGGCTAAAAAGGCTCGCGTAGCTGAGCTGAGCAGGTCTTGCCAAAAGGGGCCCACGCCTGCTTCCCACATAACGAGTGTCATGTTAGCCGACGATGAGCCCCCAGCACCTGGGGTCCACTGTAGGACTGCACAGCCCCGCCTGAGACCCGGTGCCGTGAGCAACCTTCCTACCCCAACTGCCTCAACAGTTCCTGCTCAGCAACCCCACTCGGAAGCCTGCCCTCAGGGGCCCGCTCTTCGAGCGGCACAGCCTCTCCAAGCTGCTGGCCGGCCTGTTCAGAGCAGCCCGCAAAGTCCTTTCCCTGGTCAGTCATTCCAACGTCCAAATGCCTGCTTACGTGGCAGATCTCACCTTCCTGGACCACAAACTCCCAACTCGATCTGTTCTACTCCCTCGAGGACTATCTCTGCGTTATTTCCTCGGAGCCCCTTACAACCCCGAGCTCCAGTGGCTTCCGTCAAGTGTCCTGCCGGCACCCCAAAGAGCCCCCATTCCTCCCTGGTTCCCCAAGCAGTTCTCCAGCCACCCATAGTCACCAACCACCTGGTGCAGCTGGTCACTGCTGCCAACCGGACACCCCAGCGACCCGCCCGCACCAAAACCCGCCGCTTCCCCGGCCCCGCAGGGATCCTGCCCCACCAG CACAGTGGGAAAAATCTGGAGGAGATCATGGTTTCCACACCCCAGACTCCGACTCATGGTGCCCTGGCTAAATTCCGGGCCGAG ATTGTTACTAGTTCCCAGGCGTCGGTGGAGGAGGATTTTGGGCGAGGGCCCTGGCTGGCCATGAAATCTGCTCTGGGCCTGGAGGAGAGAGACCCCGCCTGCTTTCTCTGTACCTATAGCATCGTCATGGTGCTGCGGAAG GCAGCCCTGAGGCAGCTTCCCAGGAACAAGGTCCCCAACATGGCAGTGATGATCAAGTCCCTGAGTCGGAGCACGATGGACGCCAGTGTGGTTTTCAAGGACCCCACGG GAGAGATGCAGGGCACGGTGCACAGGTTGCTGCTCGAGGCCCGGCAGAGTGAGCTGAAGCCTGGCTCAGTGCTGCTGCTGAAGCAG GTTGGAGTGTTTTCTCCTTCGCTCCGAAATCACTACCTCAATGTGACGCCCAACAACCTGGTCCATATTTACGGCCCAGATTCTGGGGATGGGAACTTCCTCAAGCCATCTCCGCCCTTCCCCGAG gacccagggagctTCCCTGGCAGCCTCCACCATGAGACTGCGAAGTCTGGAAGAGGCCTCAGAACAGCGCACGATGCAGAAGCAGGGGCATCCCCTGAGGAAGAACTCCCAGAAGCAG ATGACCTAGATGGACTCCTGAGTGAGCTCCCTGAGGACTTTTTCTGTGGGACCAGCAGTTGGGACTGCCCCGAGGCAAGACACCCACCGTGA